The following are encoded in a window of Cyprinus carpio isolate SPL01 chromosome A13, ASM1834038v1, whole genome shotgun sequence genomic DNA:
- the LOC122147190 gene encoding coiled-coil domain-containing protein 110-like, with the protein MDLDSKLTRGSMHKCKLNGIQDTQQDSDKPIPDKLGTCQPEAISSEMQSNDKEVLLSRWKKGQELPAKSQHAAAVTLENRFLKVQKSSLQNTNGNVNQDFNEQAMESLRRILAGADLLKKEEAMMSILGSKYDFQMEHNSKDLNLPFGYFIRSNSIRSVECSSNPSKVILKEISKGRESSRAEKSSSLKSKHLDFFEVVKEQLQQKDLENQHLVHLLLVKRQELKDIKETSKQKEKETQLITEKLKCEEQKNTKITTRFEQTSEDLKKELAEAKINTKTAMKQLQALMEKYESLKTRANTMKDQLNVELNEKKSCQKSFKKLQQMSQELLTKQKHLEEQRDAAGRDLALCRETLQMMDAEHKKNISIHQRLEEEASAMKSESANLREHLRKAQEKNKELMQAAHSKESDKKKNVKEIQDMVEKLNAELEKCRTERDKAFQQAESMKYESKRIHNKQRVEMLQQQEQQKACLQQSDGLRRECETLMEMVSELKKDKQVLREKLESIHKEKMVLVMTSTKEGERLKEAIRLLQREREVLLVEMEDLRKDYLGLSDRITQKMGHMDAADPPMTITDITTNHQRNTQELSTSNNGMSHKIHEY; encoded by the coding sequence ATGGACCTGGACAGTAAACTGACTAGAGGATCTATGCACAAGTGTAAACTTAATGGCATTCAAGACACACAGCAGGATAGTGACAAACCAATTCCTGACAAGTTGGGCACCTGTCAGCCAGAAGCCATCAGCAGTGAAATGCAATCAAATGACAAAGAGGTGCTTTTAAGTCGGTGGAAGAAAGGACAAGAACTCCCTGCTAAATCACAGCATGCTGCAGCAGTTACGCTTGAAAACAGGTTCTTGAAAGTGCAAAAGAGTTCACTGCAAAATACAAATGGAAATGTTAATCAAGATTTTAACGAGCAGGCGATGGAATCCCTACGAAGAATTCTAGCAGGAGCAGATTTGTTGAAAAAAGAAGAGGCTATGATGAGTATCCTCGGgtcaaaatatgattttcagatGGAGCATAACTCTAAAGACTTAAATCTGCCCTTCGGTTACTTTATTAGGTCTAATTCAATAAGATCTGTTGAATGTTCCTCAAACCCATccaaagtcattttaaaggaaaTATCAAAGGGTCGAGAAAGCAGCAGAGCTGAGAAAAGTTCATCTCTGAAGAGCAAACATCTCGACTTCTTTGAAGTTGTGAAGGAGCAACTGCAACAGAAGGACTTGGAGAATCAACATCTTGTCCATTTGTTGTTGGTCAAGCGACAAGAACTGAAGGATATTAAAGAGACGTCAAAGCAAAAGGAGAAGGAAACCCAACTTATTACCGAAAAGCTGAAGTGCGAAGAACAGAAAAATACCAAAATCACCACCAGGTTTGAGCAAACCTCTGAAGATTTGAAGAAGGAACTCGCTGAAGCCAAAATTAACACCAAAACTGCTATGAAACAGCTTCAAGCACTGATGGAGAAATACGAGAGCCTCAAAACACGCGCTAACACCATGAAAGACCAACTCAACGTGGAGCTCAATGAGAAAAAGAGCTGTCAAAAATCATTCAAGAAGCTTCAGCAGATGTCTCAGGAGCTGCTAACCAAGCAGAAACATCTGGAGGAGCAAAGAGATGCAGCAGGACGAGATCTGGCTTTGTGTAGAGAGACGCTGCAGATGATGGACGCCGAACACAAGAAGAACATCAGCATTCATCAGAGACTCGAGGAGGAGGCATCAGCCATGAAAAGTGAATCTGCAAACCTCAGAGAACATCTACGTAAAGCTCAGGAGAAGAACAAGGAGCTCATGCAGGCGGCTCATTCCAAAGAGTCTGACAAGAAGAAGAATGTTAAGGAAATTCAGGACATGGTTGAAAAACTGAACGCTGAACTGGAGAAGTGCCGAACAGAAAGAGACAAAGCATTTCAACAGGCGGAGAGCATGAAATATGAATCCAAACGGATTCACAACAAGCAGAGAGTGGAGATGCTTCAGCAGCAGGAACAGCAGAAAGCCTGTCTGCAGCAGTCCGATGGTTTGAGAAGAGAGTGCGAGACTTTGATGGAGATGGTCAGTGAGCTCAAGAAAGACAAGCAAGTCTTGAGAGAGAAGCTGGAGAGCATTCATAAAGAAAAGATGGTGTTGGTGATGACAAGCACGAAGGAGGGAGAGCGGCTCAAAGAGGCCATTCGTTTGctgcagcgagagagagaggtgctGTTAGTGGAGATGGAGGACTTGCGTAAGGATTACCTCGGCCTCAGTGACAGAATCACACAGAAAATGGGCCACATGGATGCAGCTGATCCTCCCATGACCATCACTGACATCACTACAAACCATCAACGAAACACACAGGAGCTCTCAACCTCCAATAATGGAATGAGTCATAAAATACATGAATACTAG
- the LOC109069741 gene encoding lymphocyte-specific helicase, translated as MSGIVKEETRSVSPHCPKPNESKEPEGTAVEENTNEKSMHGEIVITKEMEEEEKHLVEEGEKKEREMMEEARQSWEKDSQEMRFRRLQHLLEKSNIYSKFLLTKMEQQQHDERIKKERLEKKATNQKQKGNDKKTVKVERKKREREEDYKIADVMTKEEILSKAKKPKLEEEAHSSVKLEAEDIEKMSDTNSDIKGRLSETLRENSKQMLDPERTVNGQPVPAPQPKLFTGGVMRWYQVEGIEWLRMLWENGINGILADEMGLGKTIQCIAHIAMMVEKKVLGPFLVVAPLSTLPNWISEFKRFTPEVSVLLYHGPQKERMDLVKKIRQAQGPLRMCPVVVTSFEIAMRDRKLLQRFHWNYMIVDEGHRIKNLNCRLVQELKMLMTDNKLLLTGTPLQNNLSELWSLLNFLLPDVFDDLKSFESWFDISTITSDAENIVANEREQNILHMLHQILTPFLLRRLKSDVTLEVPPKKEIVVYAPLTNKQEAFYMAIVNKTIAKLLGLKKDDSAPVPLTSSGRPKRRARKVVDYYESNTDSVKDLEKYLEKVQKEMDSQASSSPVVDVSMPVDAQVNLKLQNILMLLKRCCNHAYLIEYPLDPATGEFKIDEQLVETSGKFLILDRMLPELKKRGHKVLIFSQMTSILDILMDYCYLRGYDYSRLDGSMSYTDRDENMKKFSSDPEVFLFLLSTRAGGLGINLTAADTVIIFDSDWNPQADLQAQDRCHRIGQTKPVMVYRLITANTIDEKILERASAKRKLEKMVIHKNKFKGSKAELKQTKSCVDLNELVELLKSRDYDRAVKGTKGKVISDKDLEILLDRSDLMNQAKKRVKLEKDGVFKVMETKDDDGDISLS; from the exons ATGAGTGG CATTGTCAAAGAAGAAACACGCAGTGTGTCTCCTCACTGCCCCAAACCCAACGAATCTAAAGAGCCAGAAGGTACTGCAGTGGAGGAGAACACTAATG AAAAAAGCATGCATGGAGAGATTGTCATTACAAaggagatggaggaggaggagaagcaTTTAGTGGAGGagggagagaagaaagaaagagaaatgatgGAAGAG GCCAGACAGTCGTGGGAGAAAGATTCTCAAGAAATGCGCTTCAGAAGACTTCAGCACCTTTTGGAGAAAAGCAACATTTACTCAAAGTTTCTGCTCACAAAGATGGAACAGCAGCAGCATGAT gaaAGAATTAAAAAAGAGAGACTGGAAAAGAAAGCTACTAATCAGAAGCAAAAG GGAAATGATAAAAAGACTGTTAAAG TTGAAAGAAAGAAGCGTGAAAGGGAGGAAGATTATAAAATCGCAGATGTTATGACCAAAGAG gaAATTCTCTCAAAAGCCAAAAAACCAAAACTGGAAGAG GAGGCTCATTCATCAGTGAAACTGGAAGCTGAGGATATAGAGAAGATGAGTGACACCAACTCTGATATTAAAGGCCGGCTGTCTGAGACTTTGCGGGAAAATAGCAAGCAGATGCTGGATCCCGAAAGAACCGTGAATGGCCAACCTGTGCCTGCACCGCAGCCCAAACTCTTCACTGGGGGTGTGATGAGGTGGTACCAGGTGGAAGGCATAGAGTGGCTAAGG ATGCTGTGGGAGAATGGTATCAATGGTATCCTGGCTGATGAAATGGGTCTTGGGAAAACCATACAGTGCATCGCCCATATTGCAATGATGGTTGAGAAGAAGGTCCTTGGGCCCTTCCTAGTTGTGGCTCCATTGTCCACTCTTCCAAACTGGATCTCAGAATTCAAGCGCTTCACCCCAGAG GTGTCTGTCCTGCTGTATCACGGTCCACAAAAAGAGAGGATGGACCTGGTGAAGAAGATCCGTCAGGCGCAGGGTCCACTCAGGATGTGTCCTGTTGTTGTTACATCTTTTGAAATAGCCATGAGAGACAGGAAGCTTCTACAG CGTTTCCACTGGAACTATATGATTGTGGATGAGGGCCACAGGATTAAAAACTTGAACTGTCGGCTGGTGCAAGAACTGAAGATGCTGATGACTGACAACAAACTGCTGCTGACAGGAACCCCGCTGCAGAATAACCTGTCCGAGCTGTGGTCTCTCCTCAACTTCCTCCTTCCAGATGTGTTTGATGACCTGAAGAG ttttgaatcatggttTGACATTAGCACCATCACTTCAGATGCAGAAAACATTGTGGCTAATGAGCGTGAGCAGAATATCCTTCACATGCTTCATCAG ATCCTCACACCCTTCCTTCTGAGAAGACTGAAGTCAGACGTCACACTGGAGGTTCCACCTAAGAAAGAGATTGTAGTGTATGCCCCCCTAACCAACAAACAGGAGGCCTTTTACATGGCCATTGTTAACAAGACTATAGCAAAGCTGCTGGGTCTT aaaaaa GATGATTCAGCACCTGTGCCGCTAACATCCAGTGGCCGACCAAAGCGCAGGGCCAGGAAGGTGGTGGACTATTATGAGTCAAACACTGACTCTGTGAAAGATCTTGAGAAATACCTAGAGAAGGTTCAGAAAGAGATGGACAGTCAGGCAAG CTCCAGCCCAGTGGTGGATGTGTCTATGCCAGTTGATGCTCAAGTCAACTTGAAACTGCAGAACATACTGATGCTGCTGAAGAGGTGCTGCAACCATGCTTACTTGATAGAGTATCCTCTGGACCCCGCCACTGGAGAATTTAAG ATTGATGAGCAGTTAGTGGAAACATCAGGGAAGTTTCTTATCCTGGACCGAATGCTTCCTGAACTGAAGAAAAGAGGGCACAAG gtgcTGATTTTCAGCCAGATGACCTCCATATTAGATATTCTGATGGATTATTGTTATCTCCGTGGTTATGACTACAGCCGTCTGGATGGGTCAATGAGCTACACAGACCGAGATGAGAAT ATGAAGAAGTTTTCCTCTGATCCGGAGGTGTTCCTCTTCCTCCTGAGCACTCGGGCCGGTGGTCTTGGGATCAACCTCACAGCTGCCGACACAGTCATCATATTTGACAGTGACTGG AATCCCCAGGCGGATTTGCAGGCACAGGATCGGTGTCACCGTATTGGGCAAACGAAGCCTGTGATGGTTTACCGCCTCATTACGGCCAACACCATTGATGAGAAGATCCTGGAGAGAGCCTCTGCCAAGAGAAAGCTAGAGAAGATGGTCATTCACAAAA ATAAGTTTAAAGGTTCTAAAGCAGAACTCAAACAGACCAAGAGCTGTGTGGATTTAAATGAGCTTGTGGAACTGCTGAAGTCCAGAGATTATGACCG GGCAGTGAAAGGCACTAAAGGAAAGGTCATCAGTGATAAAGATCTGGAGATCCTGCTGGACCGTAGTGATTTAATGA ATCAAGCCAAGAAGCGTGTTAAACTGGAGAAGGACGGGGTGTTTAAAGTAATGGAGACCAAAGATGACGATGGTGACATCAGTCTGTCCTGA